GCATGAGCGTCATGGAGAATCCAATGCTGAGGTGGGTGACCAAACTCCAGCGCTGGTGGGTGGGGTTCTCCAGAGACCCATGAATCAGGAATGTGTTGTGGTGACACATGTATGCTGCATTGGTACAAAAGTAGGTTATTGTGACACATTTATGCTGCAAAAGTACAAAAGTAGGTTATAGTGACATATTTATGAACATGTACAAAAGTAGGTTAAATTGACACATGTTTGCTGCACATGTATAAGATTGGGGAAAATTACTTCCTTTTTTGAACCcatattctgtaaaataaaacattactatAATTATCCAATTCAATCCAGTTCTAATTTAACAACAGAATATCTAGAGAATAGAGATATTCTCCAGCAACTGCACAGCGGtaatatttctaaatattttatcaaacaactTTACTCTTTTACTACTGCTGTGTGTAAGTATGCAACACAGtgatgttgaaaataaaaaagtaaatttagaTTTTGCAAATCAATCATTTGTCAAATAAGATGTATATTCATGTTGATTAAGGGATAAATACATCCTACAACAATACACACTATCATTAATCaagaaaacagaaatatttgaaaaaaaaagctgaGGTGTTAAACAAATGAGACAGACTACTTCAAACTAAATTCACAAAACTGAGGCAACATATTCACAACATAAAACTTGTTACAAAATAgtcaagaatttatttttttaaaactcaccAAAAGCCATAATACCAACAGCTTGGGCTATATTATAATTAGCCACATACCAAGCATCTTCTGTAGGTGGTCTGCAACAtcacaaaaaatgataattctAAATCATAAGACAGTAGTCATCAGTTAAGTGTATTTGCATAAAACCACAgagtatactgtggaatcattagaattcatggtGGCTAAATTTTTGTGGTATTCATGGGTAAGCCCACCCCAACAAACTTACATCCtcgacaaaaaaaaattttgaaaggttagttttcttattgaaaatgaaaaccaaCACATCCTGGAATTCCCATGAATAAGtaaaaaacccacaatttatgaaaatggaccccacaaataaaaatgattccaaagtATTTGTAAGCACTatgctttaattaaaaaaatactctaGAGTACTCAAAGGGTCTTATAGACAACAGTTACACCATCACTTTTCTGGTATATCCATGTATGAATTTTAGTTTATTGTTTTGAACGTTGAGTACTATAAGGATCTTTTAAACACCAGTTACATCATCTCATTTTTGGTCTGCCTACAAAAGAAGTGACTCACTCACAGATTCAAGCTTTTAAGCCTGTCTAGACCTTCCAGGTTAATAATGTAAAATCAATACCAAATGTAATAGTTATAGATCACTGGGGAAAAAAACATATTAGCCATCTGCTTCTTAAGTTTGCAAAAATGATTACTCCAGACCTGCTTTTCACAGCTCTTTTTTTTCACCATATACAGTATCTCCTTTTTGAGATTTTAAGACATACCCTAAAGGAGCACGGAACCTTATTTAAACCTTCGTTTTCATACCAGCATGcatataatatattacatataatttgttataaatgtaAAGGAAGGGACAAAGTCAGTACTTACAATACTCAGTTTAACTGATCtggtcataatttttttttaaaacaagaatcTTAAATGGTCCTTTTAGgaataatataatatacatgaagTTTAATTTGAGTCATAAAGTTTCAAATGAGAAGTATGCATAAGTTTTTCTTTAATTCCATTGGGTCTGCTAAAGaaactgtggtttcatcaatatttattgaataatgGATTTAATTTTTGAGTTCATCAGAGAAAccaaatgttcattgaaatacaatttctaaaagcatatttttaatGCTAAGATCACTGACCCAATTTTTACATattcttgaaactgtgattttcacaaGATCCACGAAACTTGATGCCCATGAATGGATATCTAAGGAACCATAGAGTGCTAGATGTTTTAACTTATAGTTCAGCAATAATGATTGAAAACACTTACATTTCTTTGACATATTCTCCTGTCCTTATACAAATTGTGACCAATATAAAGAAGACAAAGATGATGGAGAGGAAGGCCCACTGAAATAGAAAACcaaatactgtaaacaaacTATTATTCGCAacaactttatttcgcgatttaccCGAGATGAACTGGTTCGCGACAACTAATTTccgcgaccaagccttatctacacctggtttttttttataacaactaTATGGCAAATACTGGTTCGCGGCAAGAAATATTCGAGATAATAAGGCCCTTGCGAACATCGCGAAAATTTCTTGCAcgcaaataaaagttcatttaCAGTATATTAAACTCTTTTACAGTAACTGTAACACTTACAATACAGTACAATACATATGTAGCTATCATTATATACTGATACTCTACATTCCTTTATTTTAagcaagtacttaattctgtcAATTTGGGTCAAATCACGAGATAAATTATGCTATATCATgaaattttgatatacatgacTGTATTAAATCAAACTTCATAActccatgaaaaataaaagtgtgATTCTAAAACCCGCAATAGGTGCAACAGGTGCTTAATATTAAGTTCCTTACAGTTTATAAGATAAAGACAGTCATTATGTCTGGTTGatatttgttttgcattaaTTGCTGGtgacaatttttcaataaacatgCCGAAGTAATCACagcaatgaaaataaattgtctTTAGTTTTTTTGTTAATCAAATTGGTAGGAAgcaacatctctctctctctctctccatatctctctctctctctctctctctctctctctctctctcagtaccTACCTTACTGAGCTGGGCTATATTCCTGTACAGCGATAAAGGCAGTGTGACCATTAGCGTGGACAGGAATATGATGAACTGTCTGTTACCTAACACAGTCCCACCGAGATTAGCTGGAAAAAGGATATCACACTTAATCAGTTCTTGCAAACATTATCTGGGCAATATTGCACTCTAAATTAATACTGGTAATCATATCCATGTAAGAGTGTCATTAAGAGAATTCAATCATTGAGCATTAATTaccaaataatttatatatctacatttattatactttcatgttaaatattgaaatctgattggtttagacagTTTATAATTCGTTCTATTGCCTTCAGCGTTTGCACCACACTTGGCAAcaggtaacactatataaatagtgcctgtttgggagggtaacagagaaaaacattgtcaaccgacgcgaagcggaggttgacaatggttttcgaggggtgtcaatttcaactgttatcctcccaaacaggcactatttattttgttatactgaatgtcttaatttttaagaaaattttactgcttttatataggaataacatGAATTcgacagcgaaccgtacgcgcataattttcgcgcatgtaacaatttgtaatgatacccattgctaagtgcgttgctaacgctgagggtaatagaacggattatgaacggtatcttaaccaatcagatttcagtatttaacatgaattcaaagtataacaaaacaaattgtgACATATGTGCTTGAACTATGCGCTTACTGTTCACCGTAGAATTCATGTCATTCCTAATAATTAAaagaagttaatttttttttggaattaaggcattcagtataataaaataaatagggCCTGTTTAGaaaggtaacagttgaaattcaGACACCCCtggaaaaccattgtcaacctcagTTTGattcggttgacaatggttttcttgggCATTTCAATTTTCACTGTTACCCTCCCACACAGGCAATATTTATATAGTACTAACCAATATGCTACATGTCTTAGAGATTTGTTTTAGAATTAGAAATTCATATTTAGACTAATGATTCaccactacatgtatatttacatgttcttTTATGGAACTctcaaaatgtatatttagttaccatataaataaacaaagcaaataataaatttatacttCTCCCTCATAATAATGATCAAGCAAGACTAATGTGATGtcaatttgaaatttctttaaaattctgaTTAGTAACAAATTTAAGGAAAATTCGTAcagttaacaaattttaaaggaAATGGTCAAGCCGATCTGATGGATTTATTTGGCTGTCACAAAAAAGTTTGTGGACAAAAAAgcataaatattatttgtttgtGCAAACTGGTGTgcttctattaaaaaaaagcatgtttGTGAAGGTAACAGTTCAAATTGGCATTCCTGCAtggaaaaccattgtcaactgaAGCAAAGCGCATAAAACAATTGGTCGTGTTAcctgttgccaagtgtgttgctaatactgagggtaatagaacggattaccaacagCATCTAacccaatcagatttcagtatttaagatgaagaataattaaTAGAATACAATGTGACctgcattaaaatgttttaatttgccAGACTtctaaatgttgtaaaattaattatcaTGAGAAAAAAAGTCTTAATTTCTCTGcttctaatgataaaaaattaagtttaacaGCTTCATAACAATTCAGTAGATATACTAGTATAACTTAGTTTAaggaacagtttatattttattctgaGTTTTTCAAAGCATTATAAACAACCtacttaatgataaaaataaagaacCTATAAAATTGATTCTGTATTTAGAGATCTATGTAAACCTAACCTGTTTTGCCAATCCTGACAATAATCTTTGTGATCGTGTCTCCTATGATGACGTTGTAACTTATCATGGCTGAAACGAAgagggttcaaaatatcaaacatatGGCAATCATAagtcctatatatatatatatatgtgtgtgtgtgtgtgtgtgtgtgtgtactgTAAACCACTGTAATTCCTAacaatttaactttaaaatttagcAATCTGGTCTGCAGCAATTAATTTTTGCAACCAAACTTGCATTTcccatttttattcaataaaaaagacATTAAAGGTCTAATTTACTGATATATATGTTCAACAACaaggtttttatgatatttgttgAATTTCCTCAAGTTTATTCACTGAATAGAATTGTAGTGATTATTGGACATATTCCATGTAATGAAGAAAGAATGAATAGATAGAAAAAAGAACAATGGCATAGTAAGGATTTAGACAGAGATGataggacaacaaaataaaattcattaatagAGATAAATACTTAATAATTCCATGATTCAATCGTTTTACGTCAAATCACAAGAATATAAAACagcaatgttattttttttttcattgtttcattTAGGTTACATCTGTTTCTAAAAAAGCAAGATTTCAAAATTTGCTAGATAATAAGCTAATCTCACaattttacgcagatattaattcctcgcatttagTTAGGAATCTAAAGTACGTCTGgacaaataattatatttggCATGttcaatatttgacaaaaaattattgttcaccCTATTAGCATGAATTTGAATTAATAAGGTATTTCTAAATGCACCTATCATTAATATACACATATGCAAGACAATCAGCTATGAACTAAATTAAGTGAAACCTGTTTTCTGCCAAAAACGCTAAAATAAAGTACACAgttaaatgtaatacatgtacagtacatcaCAGAGTTTTGCCCATAGAGAATTATTCCACTCACCTATAAGGGGATACAGGAACTGTAACAGTGTCAAAAGATAAAACCCGGGCCGCCCACAGGCCACCATTATCATATCCTACAAAAACACGAGTTCATTGTCAAACACTAACAAAGTCATCATTATTTGTGAATTAATTTATAACTTTTGGTCACACTGTAAACCAAATTTTGTCAGCGCCATACTGTCGTTGTTGTACTGTTGTCATTACAAGACAGGCCTGGATAAGACTTCGTCGTGATTGCTGCGAAACACTTTATCGGAAGTAATTTAACGCGAAATAAAGTCTTCaccaataaaagttggtttacagtaaaagGGAAAAGAAAATCCTTATAACTTAAGTTAGATTCCGAATGTCTtctatgaattttattttcaaagtattcaacaacaaaaatatactaAATATCAGTagttaaaatgataattacttGGTAGCTATCTGTGTTTGATAATTTTCCTGCCTCCACAAGGAGAATGATTGAATAGTCTGAAATTAGAAACAAAAGttaaaattcatgattttttagGTTTTCAATTCTCCATCTTCAttgttaaatattaattatttataaataagcattataaatcaataaaactcCCACAGCAAGTCAATAGGTGAAAACTTTATATTGAATTTCTGCATTGTTAATGTCCATGTAATTACATACTTAATGATTCTTGTATAGAAGTAATATGTACCAGCTATACACGAAATGTAATGTATTAGATCCCATtatcaaaatcaacaaaaagaaaatgtcCCAGCTTCTTAAAATGAAGGAAGAAAAATCTTCGAAGATTGTAATCGAATATCTTACCATTAACTACTGCGGTGAAAATCAGCAGAAAAATTCCCATTCCAAATCCAGCTTGTTTTAGGGCAAAAGGTATACCTATTCCATAGaagaaaaaaccaaaatcattttcaatatatgcaACTTCTTTCCCCATCCTACCAGGCAATTGAAATTTGGGTTGCCCATAGATGTTCCTTGTGCGGAGAGATCCAAGAGTGAAATACGTGTAATATTAAACACAATCAAATTAAACACTACTGAAAAAAGTATTTAGGCCTTTGAGAAAATAGTATATAAATTATGTAGTGCAAAAGAGAACATCTTTTTTATCTAAAGATGAAcagaaatcatttttactataatcttaatacatgtagatgcaaataaattataaaatattaagtaTTCATTAACAAGTACTTTAGCTCAGATAagggtttaaaatttttgtcattggttacaattacatgtaattacttgTCATTGGTTGCCATTACATGAAATTACTTGTCACTggttacaattacatgtaattacttgtcaatggttaaaattacatgtaattacttgTCACAGtctattttgaatttcatttcatttatgtCACAAAATTACCATTGAAATGGACCTGTTCAGTAAATGTGCATGAGGCTAAAGGGAGTCCTAGTGGTGTAGTCTAAAGGGAGTCCTAGTGGTGTAGTCTAAAGGGAGACTCTAATTTCAAATGTTAAActttatttgattagaattgAAACTTTGCATGGAACATTTATAGTGGTAATCTAGGctttatcataaaattaaatacaactTTTATTGAGTTAGCTCCCAAGGAGTCCCATCAGTGTTCTTTTTCTCCTATTAAACTCGATGTAAATGAGCTGCATGAACATTTATTGACACATAGATATTGTTCAGATTGAATTTTCTATCAAAAGTTTCATAATATCCAAAatgttaagataaaaaaattaattttctttgtgAATGAATTAATTGCAATAACGGTATACATTCATAGTTAATCATCTTTTGGGGGAAATGCATTATACCCTCAGCGTAATCACATGATAAGCGCAGTACTAATTATCATTCAAGAAGAGGGGCGAATGCAAGCAGACGTGTATACAGACAAGGAAGGTGAATATGCATGTTTCCTATTTGCTTAAAATCCATCAAACAACCCACTTCACACATCAATTATCTGGCATATAAATAAAGTGTTTCAAGATAATTGCAGAAACTGCTTTATTGCAGggcattttgataaaatttagtGAATTGCGACAAAACAGCAATAGttaaataaatgtcaattaTTTTCTACTATGATCTAAAACTGCACCAAACTAGATTAGTTTGCCCTGCTAAAGAACATGCATGCACAGTCAACATGACAGGAGAGATAATTTATAAGTTATACCAATAATTCCCGATCCTATAATGGAGTTGATGAAGTTAAATGCCGTCATAGGAATACCGCCGCGTAGCACGCTGTCCCTACGCTCTAGTTCCACTAGCTGCTTCGTGTCGCTGGCGTAGCTCATCTCGGACGCCTCAGACTGTAAGGTAAAGGTACAGATCAGGCATAAAGTTGTAGAAAAGGTTCCTTGAAATTCATGCTCGAACACTTTTGGGGAAAAAATTCACATAGCATCATTAAATTAATGTACTCTGTAAGAAATATGATTATTATACTGTCactggaatcatttaaattcatggggACCAATTTACGtggattgttggttttttgcttatttgttgggatgttaattcgtggatatGTTGGTAAGAAAACGAActctttcaaaacatgttttcgtggaggatgtaaatttgtgggggaaggctacccacgaataccacgaaaattgagcctccatgaattttaatgattccacagtattagatgcatattttaatgaagtaatAACTATAAATTATGAAggaattgtaaaaagaaattgtgCTTAGCTTCCAATATTCAAAACAGTCATATAGAACAATCAATTGAACAGTTTGCATCCCTCCCTCAGTCTCTTTctcattttctctctctctttctctctgtctctctgtctctctctctccaattgACTTTGCTTACAGGCTCAGTCACCATATGCCAatgcaatatgatatttaaattgaatcatGGATTGCAATGATTTATAACAGAGGAAGCCCTACTCAAGTGTTCATATTACACATAAAATCAATAGCAGGCAAAGTTTTAGTATTGTACAGATGAAAATGGAAGAGTATATATATCCAGATTGTTACTCTGAAGTAGAAAAAAGTCCATTAGCAAAGAACACTACTCACTTTGAGACATTTATTCTACTGCCAAGGAGATTTCTATATATAATCTGCATAAAAATGTGGACACCCTATTGTGTCACCTTTCGTGTTTCCTGGGTTCAACAATcaatagaagttttttttatacttgcTGTGAAAAATTAATTAAGCTTTGACATTAATGCTTGCATAGGTTAAAATTAACTTCACAAGGCATCCTTTCCCTTCGGAGGAAAGGactgaattttttttgcaaaaatataattgtagcCTCAAACTTTTTCTTATTTCAGCTGACTGATttaactgtaaattcctaattaaacgcgaggaatttatatccacgtaaaatcgcgagaagcaccccTCACGGATTTttaaatctcgccattattttctgagagtttgGAACTATAAGAAATGTGGATGAATGATCAgcgtttgcgattttatattctcgcgatttgatacaaaacagtagGATCCTGGAAATAagtataaggaatttacagtatcatCCTAATTACACAAAAGAATAACAAGAGTTCATAAAGACTGCAGGCAAATCCCTGCCAGGAGCAGATATCTGATTGGATGAGTAAATTAAGGGTCATTTGGTGGTGACCTTTTATTGGGTGACTTCAGATCCTTGTGAACTGATGAAAAACTTCCACCAGTTTAGAACTTTCAAATGTAatcacaatatttaaccaaataatagcttttaaaaatatttggagagataaaatttgtaaaaaaccccagcgggattcgaactcatgacttacataGTAGTATACCCTCTAAACCACTGCGCTACTCTGTTAGTTGACAGATAGGTGACAaaattgggaaagaaactacttatataattatacacttggatttaattgtttatttgaagtgtcccataccaccgtAAATCCCTCTAAGTGTTCCTGATCTGCTTGTCACATGATCAAAAAGAACTTATCAATATCACcaaattataacaaacataaAGGCCCCggccaataaaaataaaataactcatGCACCCAACAAGAGGTATAAGACAGAACTCAAGAGAACACATTAAGAACAAAATCACCATATGAAtgtcaattaaaaattgttatctTTATGGAGACTTTATTATCTATAGTAGGCCAAGAAGGCTGGAGGCTCATCTattacaatggatatgtcaaagtgatttgtaagtcccagccacgtattttttaacttttctaccctcgatatctcaaatacttggatatctcgacgtttttaaacagtcccatctagttcaagATACTGAAGTTTGCCTGTACAATAATTTTGGTCTTTatccatacatttttctttagttataaaaaaaaatccaacgtTTATACTTGTTTCCTATCATATCGCAGGTTCTATGATATCGCAGTATTTCTGTTTACGAATAGTAGCCATTGACATTTGACGTCAGGATTTTTTTTAGACATTATTAGTAAACAAAGGCACACTGAACATCACTGAGGTATAAAATAGAGGAAACTCACAATAACATTTGTTTCTGGAAATATTTCCGTATTGATAGATTTTTCGACTAAATGATATAACTACCGCGATACCATAGGACCGGCTCATAcactttgaatattttacaatagATCTTCATTAAGGGCTCTTCATCTCAAGGAGATAAATATTGTCTAAAATTGCTACAACTATCAAGCTCTCTTAATGTTAGGGTCCTTAACACTTATTCActataaaactaaaaaagaatTCAAGTCCAGGATGAAGAGGCCCATGCACACCATTTACCAGCCAGTGTTTacagtatattaaaaattactaGTAGTGTTTTCATAGCTTTATGTATTTCATAGCTCAATGGGGTACTTATACAAGTTGGTCAGCAAAAGTATCACATTAGGTTTTAATCTACGTCATGTCAAGGTTACTCATGTGTGGTTGGTAGTTGTATTTTTACTATAACAAAAGAAATCCATTCATacattaaacaaagaaaacctgCAGAAAATTCTCTTTTATGTTAGTAATTAATCATTCAAATATAGTGTTCACCTGCCTAGCAGCaatttcattatacatattAAGCAGGATTCTAGCTATATATAGCTGCTCATCAACTAGATTTAGAATTCGAACtaaataaggaataagaaatcattctttgtgtattatgaggtgataatttcagtcgggGCGTGAATCAAATCCAatagggctttatgatagatttgatcacgccctgaccgaaattatcacctcataatattcaaagaatgattccttattacttatatttatataattttcagccaTCGCACgattaagtttttaaatataaataagcaaacgcTGCTGGCTCCTCAATTTGGTGTCTTTGTATTATgcgttatatagtacaaaaacgatacgtagtgttatcacaggcaaatacactggaaaatgtaaatgttatgTGATATATGGAAGACCAAGTTGTATAATGTACATGGCAAACATAACATTGCAAGCACCAATCATTTCTCTTAATTTTATAATGATTGCAATTAActgtcaaaaaaataaaagcaatattcaAAAATTTGCAAGGTGTACTTCTCACAATTTTACACAAATATTCCTTACATTTAATTATAGGAATCTGCAGTACCCTTAAGCGAGCTATGTTTCTAACAAACTATTGAAAACACTACCAGCATTAGCATTTTGTAGTTCACCGCAAACTACCGATACCAACCTGACTGACCGTTTCAGCTCCTCCCAGTGAATTCTGGGTAGAATTATCTGCCTGCGACATTACAAATAATACGGGTAAAGATCACAAATGTCTAAGACACTCAGAGCACATGACACTATAGAATGTATTCTGGTTTCAGATCTAACAAAGATCGATAATTTCTCCAAGCATAAAGAATAAGATGTTCAAGATATCCATAAAATTGAATTGCAAATCTGCTGCACATAACATGAGTTATGTGAAGGATTTAATTGTAACTGTAGATTTATTACAGCTGATACAGGCCGACCGTATGTGTTAAGAGAGATGACATTTCCTGATCTATATTTACATGGACAAGATGACTATAGCCACTATATATGTCCATGTAACATCAGTCATCCACTGTAGGACGcatgttaaataaaataattaaaccaCTAAACTTTCAATGGATGCTGGGATTGCTTTAGATAGTAAATTTTTGTACCTttcatttgacaaaaaaaaataaatatggcaTTCAAGGCAAACATTTAAGTCCATTAAAGATacacatgatacatgtaaatttatatatacatttgtatactgAATTGATTGATTTACTTCAGTAAAACAAGAATAACTATAAATAAGCCCcccaaaaaatattcaactttttCTAAAACCTAACagcaaacaaaagaaaactttgAAATTATCTTAGAGCATCGATGATTAGGCTTCATTAGGTCCAATCAATGACAAAGGATCGGGTGATTAATGGCCGACTGTGTATATACGCCCCCACCAATCAATAACAATCCCCGTTACATCATCTTAAGTTAGTGTTTCCTGCACTCAAACAGTTTTACACACCATTAACGTCTGCTAAAACACATCAGACCAGTATTAGTCTGGCTATCTTAAATTATCAATAATGCTTTgcggaataaataatttttcttttaaaaaatatcgttTACATTTCCATGGATCGATCATTTGAAGTCTGAGGTTTAAGAAattagtgtaaaaaaaaattgacagctCTTTGCATTAAagcattattacatgtaattattgtaattgacaaaagaattatttattttttatcatgggACATATCTACCAATGGATATAATAACACAGTTGGAAgcaatgttacatgtaaaacGAATCTGCATTTTAGGTCGCACAAAGTTAATTCCATACATTTAACGTCATTTCAATgctattttatttacaataaaacaaatgCAGTGAGTATTCAAGCTACATGTAGGCTACTTCTTTAATAGTTGTCTTCCCTAAAAATCCTATTGACTATCTGATCTATAGGCCATAATGTGCTCTAAACATTTCGAATTTCTACAGATTGCAGTATTTTAGTATAATTGAactgatcaaattaaaataggggtttgtttgtttttttcaaaaccaAATTTCTCCAAAACCTAAGCGAACATGTTACGTTAAACGCAGAATTAACTTAAGACAGCCTTATAGGCAAGGCTACAACAGCAGCAGATAAAACAGTAATCAGGGCTGGATATTCACAATTGTGGGAAAATAGTTTTCCcctaaatttgaaaattatatattatcatgAGTATATAGCAGACTGCCTGCCCATTTTAAACTTGAATAATATCAAGTGCAGAAACTTGAAGGTCATGTCTACCTGACTTCTTCCCAGTATGAAAGAGTTCTCTCCCTTTTGGGTTCCCGCACCAGAGCTGTTTTCTTCCATTTTGATCAGCAAGCTCTCCTGTTCTCTggtctatttattttatatttttccttAGATTTCTGATTTCTGTAGGGTCATACTGGAATGAAAGgacagaaaaattaaatctgATGAATCAAATACCCCAGGTAAATGCCAGCTCATtatcaaaacaatgaaataagattataaattattaattttctaaTCACAAAACCTTTTCAAACATTATAGTAAACTAAATTAATCAGTACATCTAACTATACAAATAGTTAAATATCAACACCTGATGAGGCACGCAGTTCTTGCATGTCATATAGTTTATAACTGAAAATTCGAAACTTTAAATGGCTTATCTTTCTCTCTTGATCTCTCCATtgctttctctctctccatctgtatgtctgtccatccatctgaccaacccccccccctctctctctctctctctctctctctttctctctctctctctctctctcatctgtCCCCACcctctttaaccccccccccccccccccatttaaaaataatgaaa
The window above is part of the Magallana gigas chromosome 10, xbMagGiga1.1, whole genome shotgun sequence genome. Proteins encoded here:
- the LOC105320120 gene encoding putative sodium-coupled neutral amino acid transporter 11 isoform X2, with protein sequence MEENSSGAGTQKGENSFILGRSQADNSTQNSLGGAETSEASEMSYASDTKQLVELERRDSVLRGGIPMTAFNFINSIIGSGIIGIPFALKQAGFGMGIFLLIFTAVVNDYSIILLVEAGKLSNTDSYQDMIMVACGRPGFYLLTLLQFLYPLIAMISYNVIIGDTITKIIVRIGKTANLGGTVLGNRQFIIFLSTLMVTLPLSLYRNIAQLSKWAFLSIIFVFFILVTICIRTGEYVKEIPPTEDAWYVANYNIAQAVGIMAFAYMCHHNTFLIHGSLENPTHQRWSLVTHLSIGFSMTLMLILGILGYVSFTGHTQGDLLENYCHDDDLMNVSRFVFALSIMLTYPIECFVTREVIENAFFPSQDPSPTWRHLGVTIGVVILTVVISLTTDCLGIVLTFNGVLIASPLAFIIPPVCVMKLRQEPILSKTNIIPIIIAVFGTLVMVFGTVVALVDLSEGFSCSHGNEMPYCKNDQPSANGTTAFPFSTTTLGTTPIG
- the LOC105320120 gene encoding putative sodium-coupled neutral amino acid transporter 11 isoform X1, which encodes MEENSSGAGTQKGENSFILGRSQADNSTQNSLGGAETVSQSEASEMSYASDTKQLVELERRDSVLRGGIPMTAFNFINSIIGSGIIGIPFALKQAGFGMGIFLLIFTAVVNDYSIILLVEAGKLSNTDSYQDMIMVACGRPGFYLLTLLQFLYPLIAMISYNVIIGDTITKIIVRIGKTANLGGTVLGNRQFIIFLSTLMVTLPLSLYRNIAQLSKWAFLSIIFVFFILVTICIRTGEYVKEIPPTEDAWYVANYNIAQAVGIMAFAYMCHHNTFLIHGSLENPTHQRWSLVTHLSIGFSMTLMLILGILGYVSFTGHTQGDLLENYCHDDDLMNVSRFVFALSIMLTYPIECFVTREVIENAFFPSQDPSPTWRHLGVTIGVVILTVVISLTTDCLGIVLTFNGVLIASPLAFIIPPVCVMKLRQEPILSKTNIIPIIIAVFGTLVMVFGTVVALVDLSEGFSCSHGNEMPYCKNDQPSANGTTAFPFSTTTLGTTPIG
- the LOC105320120 gene encoding putative sodium-coupled neutral amino acid transporter 11 isoform X3, coding for MEENSSGAGTQKGENSFILGRSQSEASEMSYASDTKQLVELERRDSVLRGGIPMTAFNFINSIIGSGIIGIPFALKQAGFGMGIFLLIFTAVVNDYSIILLVEAGKLSNTDSYQDMIMVACGRPGFYLLTLLQFLYPLIAMISYNVIIGDTITKIIVRIGKTANLGGTVLGNRQFIIFLSTLMVTLPLSLYRNIAQLSKWAFLSIIFVFFILVTICIRTGEYVKEIPPTEDAWYVANYNIAQAVGIMAFAYMCHHNTFLIHGSLENPTHQRWSLVTHLSIGFSMTLMLILGILGYVSFTGHTQGDLLENYCHDDDLMNVSRFVFALSIMLTYPIECFVTREVIENAFFPSQDPSPTWRHLGVTIGVVILTVVISLTTDCLGIVLTFNGVLIASPLAFIIPPVCVMKLRQEPILSKTNIIPIIIAVFGTLVMVFGTVVALVDLSEGFSCSHGNEMPYCKNDQPSANGTTAFPFSTTTLGTTPIG